In Carya illinoinensis cultivar Pawnee chromosome 10, C.illinoinensisPawnee_v1, whole genome shotgun sequence, one DNA window encodes the following:
- the LOC122280149 gene encoding putative F-box/LRR-repeat protein 9 isoform X1, protein MITLSKQPQLFQKEKPLAVMEPPPPAPPPPPPPHPLPEEQYRNWLDLPQEVTESILKRLGVIEILTSAQKVCLLWRKICKGPSMWRTINMAAYRDYDLMAAYLDSWSMPYDVEDMCRHAIDLSCGQLVGITLGPFCTDDLLKYVTESSSELRYLGLSGCYKISAKGFSEAAANIPLLDKLELAYFGTENFLEAVGRSCPILKSLTLIRSVVCWDPFKGCDLSAVAISENMPGLVSLLLVGNKLTNDGLQAILDGCPHLQSLELLRCRHVSMEGDFARKCSERIKNLRFHYFSDQEFRKILEDGGYYDEDETNDCENFGLEYTNDW, encoded by the exons ATGATCACTTTAAGTAAACAACCCCAACTTTTTCAGAAAGAAAAACCTCTAGCAGTAATGGAGCCTCCTCCTCCAGcgccacctccacctccaccacctcATCCTCTACCTGAAGAGCAGTACAGGAATTGGCTGGATCTGCCCCAAGAAGTGACGGAGTCTATCCTCAAAAGGCTTGGAGTCATCGAGATCCTGACGAGCGCGCAAAAGGTGTGCTTACTCTGGCGTAAAATCTGCAAGGGTCCCTCCATGTGGCGCACCATCAACATGGCGGCCTACCGGGACTACGACCTCATGGCGGCCTACCTGGACTCATGGAGTATGCCCTACGACGTCGAGGATATGTGTCGCCACGCCATCGATCTCAGTTGTGGCCAGTTGGTGGGGATCACACTCGGCCCCTTTTGCACCGACGATCTCCTTAAGTACGTCACTGAGAG TTCAAGTGAGCTCAGATACCTTGGGCTTTCAGGATGCTATAAAATTTCGGCGAAGGGATTCAGTGAGGCAGCTGCAAATATTCCATTATTGGACAAGCTTGAACTTGCATACTTTGGGACAGAAAATTTTCTGGAAGCTGTCGGCCGCAGTTGTCCCATTTTGAAATCACTCACATTGATAAGAAGTGTGGTTTGTTGGGATCCTTTCAAAGGCTGTGATCTTTCCGCGGTTGCTATTTCAGAGAACATGCCTGGATTAGTCAGCCTCCTCCTTGTTGGGAATAAGCTGACTAATGATGGTTTGCAGGCCATACTTGATGGTTGTCCTCACCTTCAATCATTGGAACTTTTGCGTTGTCGTCATGTCTCTATGGAAGGGGATTTTGCAAGAAAATGTTCTGAACGGATCAAAAACTTGCGGTTTCATTATTTCAGCGACCAAGAATTTCGGAAAATATTGGAAGATGGTGGATATTATGATGAGGACGAGACCAACGACTGTGAAAATTTTGGGCTTGAATATACAAACGATTGGTAG
- the LOC122280149 gene encoding putative F-box/LRR-repeat protein 9 isoform X2, with amino-acid sequence MITLSKQPQLFQKEKPLAVMEPPPPAPPPPPPPHPLPEEQYRNWLDLPQEVTESILKRLGVIEILTSAQKVCLLWRKICKGPSMWRTINMAAYRDYDLMAAYLDSWSMPYDVEDMCRHAIDLSCGQLVGITLGPFCTDDLLNSSELRYLGLSGCYKISAKGFSEAAANIPLLDKLELAYFGTENFLEAVGRSCPILKSLTLIRSVVCWDPFKGCDLSAVAISENMPGLVSLLLVGNKLTNDGLQAILDGCPHLQSLELLRCRHVSMEGDFARKCSERIKNLRFHYFSDQEFRKILEDGGYYDEDETNDCENFGLEYTNDW; translated from the exons ATGATCACTTTAAGTAAACAACCCCAACTTTTTCAGAAAGAAAAACCTCTAGCAGTAATGGAGCCTCCTCCTCCAGcgccacctccacctccaccacctcATCCTCTACCTGAAGAGCAGTACAGGAATTGGCTGGATCTGCCCCAAGAAGTGACGGAGTCTATCCTCAAAAGGCTTGGAGTCATCGAGATCCTGACGAGCGCGCAAAAGGTGTGCTTACTCTGGCGTAAAATCTGCAAGGGTCCCTCCATGTGGCGCACCATCAACATGGCGGCCTACCGGGACTACGACCTCATGGCGGCCTACCTGGACTCATGGAGTATGCCCTACGACGTCGAGGATATGTGTCGCCACGCCATCGATCTCAGTTGTGGCCAGTTGGTGGGGATCACACTCGGCCCCTTTTGCACCGACGATCTCCTTAA TTCAAGTGAGCTCAGATACCTTGGGCTTTCAGGATGCTATAAAATTTCGGCGAAGGGATTCAGTGAGGCAGCTGCAAATATTCCATTATTGGACAAGCTTGAACTTGCATACTTTGGGACAGAAAATTTTCTGGAAGCTGTCGGCCGCAGTTGTCCCATTTTGAAATCACTCACATTGATAAGAAGTGTGGTTTGTTGGGATCCTTTCAAAGGCTGTGATCTTTCCGCGGTTGCTATTTCAGAGAACATGCCTGGATTAGTCAGCCTCCTCCTTGTTGGGAATAAGCTGACTAATGATGGTTTGCAGGCCATACTTGATGGTTGTCCTCACCTTCAATCATTGGAACTTTTGCGTTGTCGTCATGTCTCTATGGAAGGGGATTTTGCAAGAAAATGTTCTGAACGGATCAAAAACTTGCGGTTTCATTATTTCAGCGACCAAGAATTTCGGAAAATATTGGAAGATGGTGGATATTATGATGAGGACGAGACCAACGACTGTGAAAATTTTGGGCTTGAATATACAAACGATTGGTAG